The Halogranum gelatinilyticum genome contains a region encoding:
- a CDS encoding type 1 glutamine amidotransferase domain-containing protein yields MPSALFIVSEEGYWAEECIEPLTTLTDAGFDITVATPTGEPPVVDERSLDPDDIGEETVEEYREIHETDDRLTDPEPLATVDARDYDATVFPGGHGTVWDVNQDRHARQALVSAVAGDEGKALVVCHAVGILAFTREADGSFLVEDRDVTGFPNEWEEGIVDDNDVFEGRKLPYWVEDEVKLAGGNWDAELDQETSVTVDGDLVTARGPGSSHDAAQTLLDELDQ; encoded by the coding sequence ATGCCATCCGCACTGTTCATCGTCAGCGAAGAGGGCTACTGGGCAGAGGAATGTATCGAGCCGCTCACGACGCTCACCGACGCTGGCTTCGACATCACCGTCGCGACACCGACGGGCGAGCCGCCGGTCGTCGACGAACGCTCGCTGGACCCCGACGACATCGGCGAGGAGACCGTCGAGGAGTATCGCGAGATCCACGAGACCGACGACCGGCTCACCGACCCCGAACCGCTCGCGACGGTCGACGCCCGCGACTACGACGCGACGGTCTTCCCCGGCGGCCACGGCACCGTCTGGGACGTCAATCAGGACCGACACGCCCGGCAGGCACTCGTCTCGGCCGTCGCCGGCGACGAGGGCAAAGCACTCGTCGTCTGCCACGCCGTCGGGATACTGGCGTTCACCCGCGAGGCCGACGGCTCGTTCCTCGTCGAGGACCGCGACGTGACCGGCTTCCCCAACGAGTGGGAGGAGGGCATCGTCGACGACAACGACGTCTTCGAGGGGCGCAAGCTCCCCTACTGGGTCGAGGACGAGGTCAAGCTGGCGGGCGGCAACTGGGACGCCGAACTCGACCAGGAGACGAGCGTGACGGTCGACGGCGACCTCGTCACGGCTCGGGGTCCCGGCTCCAGCCACGACGCGGCACAGACGCTGCTCGACGAACTGGATCAGTAA